GGCTATAAAAATGTGGTGACAGGTCTTTTTGCTCATTGTGTAACACGACCACTGAGGAAATTAATTTATGTGGTTCTTCTTTTAATTATTTTCCCCCATGCTTCCTTGGTTTTTAAATTCTATTACGGGTTGCTATGGTCTGTTACACACTTGCAAAGTCGTTCAGCATGACAAGTGCTGCTTTTTTATCTCTTATTTAGATTTTGCAAACTGAAACTATTTTCAAAAAACCTAATGTAGTCTTCAAGTAAATCGAAAATATATTCATGTACTTAAGGATTAAAAGAGAATGGCCAAATTTTCTATCCGTAGAACATGCGTAAGCAGCTTACGTAAGTATTGTATACGCATAAGAATCCTCAAAATAGGCGATGGTATCTTTGAATTAAGAAATTAAAATTGTATTCGGGAGGAAATGAATGAGGTCGGGGATAAAAGCGATTTATAGTGATTAATTGAAACTTTCCATTACGATATATTTGTTCGTCTTGCAGTAGTCAATGCACCATTGCTTTTTACAAAAGGGGGCAGTTTGGGTAGAGGGGGTATGAGTTGGTGAAACACTTATGTCGCTTAGGCTGGAAACGTTAAGTTTGTAGAGGCATTGAAAGAGTTCATCATAGCTATCACAAACCCCCCCACTTGCTCTTTCCATACTAAAAAACCAGATCATATAGCAAATTTCCTCTTCGTTTATTTTTTATTTTTAGATCTTTTTTTTGCGGTTATTTTTGATGTCCCTATTTTTGGCATCATGGCGCGTTTGATATTTAAAATGAGGGATTGGATAAATCTTGACATAAAAATGAATGACAGAATGATTATGGCGGCAAGAACATACTTTATGTTCCAACATGCTATACACCCTCCAATTTTTTCCACCATAGGCCTATACCCAATAATTATTGCAAAGAATCTCAAAACTTTTTATGAACATTATCTTACTTATTCGACGCGGTTTTTAGGGATTAATACAACTTCGATTAACCCCTTTTCGTTAAGATCGATGCCCTATCAATTCATCATACCAAACTATGATTTCCCATATTATAGGAAAAACTACTTATAACTTGCTTAGGTAAAATCACTTACTGCCAGAGTGGCAAGATACGTGGAGTGAAATCAGAATAAAGGCGATAGAGTCTTTAGATAATCTTAGAGATATGGACAATTCTAATTGTTACCTTCCGTAATTATGATGGGAAAATGTTGATAGAGATGTAAATGAGTTGTTTTTATGAATACGTCTTTCGCAGAACACTGTTCTTGTGCTAATAAGGAGCTAATAAAAATTATGAAGTTGCCAGGCTTCTTGAAAAAAAAAGGCTTAAGATAAAAGTTGTATACCTAAAATTTGTTATTCCTTCACGCAGGATATAACCATTATTCTTGGGGATTTATATATGTTATGACGAAATATAAAGCTTTACTCCCCCAAGAAATTTATTTTGCAAGTCTCTGTACCATTGGCGGTATAAAGTTCTCTCAGCGTGAAATTGAAGTTATCAGCTGCATCTTCCAGATGCGAAAAGCAAAAAAAATAGCTTCTCTATTGTCAATTGCTCCCAAAACGGTTGATAGTCATATTCGAAATATTAGCCAAAAGTTGGATTGTAATTCTAGAGATGGCATTATAGATTTTATTGAAAAATCCGATAAGTATCTGGTGGTAAAGGCTTACTATTCTCAATTTATACTTCTCAAAGAATTTGAAGACATTTGCGAGAAAATCTCTAGAAATATCTTTTCAGGTCCCCAAGTTCCGCAATACTCCATTCAAGGAAAGAAAGTAACCTCAATTCACTTGGAGGTAGAACATGCCCAGTTTTTGCCCATTCTGAAAAAGCACCTTTATCTTCTAGGGCTTACGGAAATACCCATTTCTTTAGATGTACCTGCAAATGATGATGTTGTAAGCTTTTCGCTCCTCATGAAAGAGAAAGAAAACTACTATGAGGCCTTATTTGATCTGCTTGCAAAATTTTTTCCAGAGCAAGATTTTGCTACATATAAATCTTATTTTGAAGATCAGTCTGCGCTTCATTTAGCTCCAGACACGGTCTTGATTCACCAGACACCCAACAATTCAAGCTCTGAACAGGCTGGATTTAAAAGATCATTTATGAAATTAGAGTCCTTTTTCTTAACGGTAGGGCTTCTTTTAATATTTATTCCCATATTATACGCTACGTTTTATCCACATAGAGAACCAATTTTCGTTCGCTCTGACTTACCTATTCCTGCAGAAAATTGTTTGTTAAAGCGCCCCGAACTCCTGAATCAAATTGAAGAAAAGCTTCAAGGACAAACTGGGATTCAAAGGATAGCGCTAATTGGCGTTGTTGGAATTGGGGGTGTTGGGAAAACGACTCTCGCCCGTCAATTCGGTGTCAAACAGCATTCATCTGTTGTTTGGGAGATTAATGCTGAAACAAAAGAAACTCTTGTTAATTCATTTAAGGACTTAGCTTATGGTTTGGCGAAAACAGAAAGTCAAAAGAATGAATTAAACTTCATTCATAACATCAAAAATAGTAAAGAAAAGGAAAAGCAAGTCCTCTCTTTTGTCAAAAATCTTTTGAAACAGAGTCCGAATTGGTTGTTGATATTTGACAACGTTGAAACCATATCTAAGATAAAAATATATTTACCGCAAGATGCCGAAATTTGGGGTAAGGGAAATGTTATTATCACAACTAGGGATAGTATTATAAAAAATAACAGTTACCTAAAACCCGAACACATTATTCAATTGGGAGAGTTAAGCGACGCAGAAGGTTTGTCACTTTTGAGTAAGATACTCTTCAATTGTGAGGCCAGTAAGCTTGATGCCACGCAAAAAGAAGAAGCATTACATTTCTTGCAATACATACCTTCATTTCCCCTTGATATTACGATTGCTGCATATTATTTGAAAGAAACAAAATGTTCATATTCTAAATATTTAGATTATATAAGAAAAAATAGTGAAGAATTTATAAAAATACAGAAAGTATTTTTA
The Alphaproteobacteria bacterium genome window above contains:
- a CDS encoding tetratricopeptide repeat protein, which gives rise to MTKYKALLPQEIYFASLCTIGGIKFSQREIEVISCIFQMRKAKKIASLLSIAPKTVDSHIRNISQKLDCNSRDGIIDFIEKSDKYLVVKAYYSQFILLKEFEDICEKISRNIFSGPQVPQYSIQGKKVTSIHLEVEHAQFLPILKKHLYLLGLTEIPISLDVPANDDVVSFSLLMKEKENYYEALFDLLAKFFPEQDFATYKSYFEDQSALHLAPDTVLIHQTPNNSSSEQAGFKRSFMKLESFFLTVGLLLIFIPILYATFYPHREPIFVRSDLPIPAENCLLKRPELLNQIEEKLQGQTGIQRIALIGVVGIGGVGKTTLARQFGVKQHSSVVWEINAETKETLVNSFKDLAYGLAKTESQKNELNFIHNIKNSKEKEKQVLSFVKNLLKQSPNWLLIFDNVETISKIKIYLPQDAEIWGKGNVIITTRDSIIKNNSYLKPEHIIQLGELSDAEGLSLLSKILFNCEASKLDATQKEEALHFLQYIPSFPLDITIAAYYLKETKCSYSKYLDYIRKNSEEFIKIQKVFLESIGDYVKTRYGIVTLSLKHLIDSSPDFKDLLFFMSLLDSQNIPKKLLNKYKSELVVDDFIYNLKRYSLITNESSGDYNTIPSISIHRSTQHISLCYLSQAEELKGNLPLLQQISTTLANFIAEVGDTKDTASIKLLLNHGNQFLSHREILSADNVGVVGNELGIIYFYMGDFVKAVNLFEESYEIFKSNPNEQVRAAKIALYMGAYYRLHEGDLKKAKHLTEQALKIYEKIYESNDPEIAKSLMYKSLVHRCLGNYGEARQLLERSLEIYIQKHGQDSIITAEVMVYLGRIYSRLGLYAAANEILEKAVAIFKSNLGEDHIEVAWSSVYLAEAYSHIGYYDKAIHLLERCKVIYKKHEKHTYVSTNAIFIHLGSALLLADKNQGGKELIEVGIEHLKDRGIENDFRMPWVFTNLGIAYMHLGNYEEADKIFATSYKLSEKHYGENHIETAKILLQMGMNYCRAGD